A genomic stretch from Pseudomonas mendocina includes:
- a CDS encoding DNA polymerase II, whose amino-acid sequence MDLQQGFLLTRHWRDTPDGTQVEFWLATDDGPRRIRIPQQTSVAFIPAEQQDKALAVISKEKGAELRPLSLKDFRHRPVVGLYCQQHHQLIDLEKQLIRAGVDIYEADVRPPERYLMERFINAPVLFGGQADASGVLLNAQIKPTQDYRPALKLASLDIETSEFDELYSIGIHGCGQRQVYMLGRAKEDDAPVDFALEFCATRAELLQRLNHWIQTHDPDAIIGWNVVQFDFRVLHKHSRELGVPLLLGRDGSEIQWREHGSGNNHYFANVAGRLIIDGIEALRSATWSFPSFSLENVAQTLLGTGKDISTPYQRMDEINRMFAEDKPALARYNLRDCELVTEIFAKTDILNFLLERATVTGLPADRMGGSVAAFEHLYMPLMHRLGFVAPNLRDKAPHTSPGGFVMDSQPGLYESVLVLDYKSLYPSIIRTFLIDPVGLIEGLRQPDDAHSVEGFRGGRFSRTQHALPSIVERVWQGREAAKREKNAPLSQALKIIMNAFYGVLGSSGCRFFDTRLASSITLRGHQIMGRTRELIEAEGYTVIYGDTDSTFVWLKRPHNEEDAARIGRALVAKVNQWWKDHLLKEFGLTSALELQYESHYTRFLMPTIRGADEGSKKRYAGLVTRADGSHDIVFKGLETVRSDWSPLAQQFQRELYEKIFLRQPYQAYVRDYVERTLSGEFDHLLVYRKRLRRQLSDYERNVPPQVRAARLADEHNAAHGRPLQYQNGGWINYVITTSGPQPLEALSAPMDYEHYLSKQLQPVADAILPFVDDDFGTLVGGQLGLF is encoded by the coding sequence GTGGACTTACAACAGGGCTTTCTTCTGACCCGACACTGGCGCGACACGCCGGACGGGACGCAGGTGGAGTTCTGGCTGGCCACCGACGATGGCCCGCGACGCATCCGCATTCCGCAGCAAACCTCCGTTGCGTTTATACCCGCCGAACAGCAGGACAAAGCGCTGGCGGTGATCAGCAAAGAAAAAGGCGCTGAGCTGCGCCCGCTTAGCCTGAAAGATTTTCGCCACCGCCCGGTTGTGGGCCTCTACTGCCAGCAACACCATCAGCTAATTGATCTGGAAAAGCAGCTGATCCGCGCCGGTGTGGATATCTACGAAGCCGACGTGCGCCCACCCGAGCGCTACCTGATGGAGCGTTTTATCAACGCACCGGTGCTGTTTGGCGGCCAAGCCGATGCCAGCGGCGTACTGCTCAACGCCCAGATCAAACCCACACAAGACTATCGCCCTGCCCTCAAACTGGCCTCGCTGGATATCGAAACCAGCGAGTTTGACGAGCTGTATTCCATCGGCATCCACGGCTGCGGCCAGCGTCAGGTATACATGCTGGGTCGCGCCAAAGAAGACGATGCGCCGGTGGATTTTGCTCTGGAGTTCTGCGCCACCCGCGCCGAGCTGCTGCAACGCCTGAATCACTGGATACAAACCCACGACCCGGACGCCATCATTGGCTGGAACGTGGTTCAGTTCGACTTCCGCGTGCTGCACAAACACTCCCGCGAACTCGGCGTACCCTTGCTGCTTGGGCGCGATGGCAGCGAAATACAGTGGCGGGAGCACGGCAGCGGCAATAACCACTACTTCGCCAACGTGGCCGGGCGGCTGATCATCGACGGCATCGAAGCGCTGCGCTCGGCCACTTGGTCGTTCCCTTCATTCAGCCTGGAAAACGTCGCGCAAACCCTGCTCGGCACCGGCAAAGACATCTCCACACCCTACCAGCGCATGGACGAAATCAACCGCATGTTCGCCGAGGACAAACCGGCGCTGGCCCGCTACAACCTGCGCGACTGCGAGCTGGTCACAGAGATTTTCGCCAAGACCGACATCCTCAACTTCCTGCTCGAGCGCGCCACCGTCACCGGCCTGCCCGCCGACCGTATGGGCGGCTCGGTGGCAGCATTCGAGCACCTGTACATGCCGCTGATGCACCGCCTGGGCTTTGTTGCGCCAAACCTGCGCGATAAAGCCCCCCACACCAGCCCCGGCGGCTTTGTGATGGACTCACAACCGGGCCTGTATGAATCGGTGTTGGTGCTGGATTACAAAAGCCTGTATCCGTCGATTATCCGCACCTTCCTGATCGACCCTGTGGGGCTAATCGAAGGCCTGCGCCAGCCGGATGATGCACACTCGGTGGAAGGCTTTCGCGGCGGCCGTTTCTCCCGCACCCAACATGCGCTGCCGTCGATTGTTGAGCGCGTATGGCAAGGCCGCGAGGCGGCAAAACGGGAGAAAAACGCCCCACTCTCGCAAGCCCTGAAAATCATCATGAACGCCTTCTACGGTGTGCTGGGTTCCAGCGGCTGCCGATTCTTTGATACGCGCCTGGCCTCCTCCATCACCCTGCGCGGCCACCAGATCATGGGCCGCACCCGCGAGCTGATAGAGGCCGAAGGTTATACAGTGATCTACGGCGACACCGACTCCACCTTCGTCTGGCTCAAACGCCCCCACAACGAAGAAGACGCTGCCCGCATCGGCCGCGCACTGGTGGCCAAGGTCAACCAATGGTGGAAGGATCATCTGCTTAAAGAATTCGGCCTCACCAGCGCCCTGGAGCTGCAGTACGAAAGCCATTACACACGCTTCCTCATGCCCACCATTCGCGGCGCGGATGAAGGCAGCAAAAAGCGCTATGCAGGCTTAGTGACACGCGCAGACGGCAGCCACGATATAGTCTTCAAGGGCCTGGAAACCGTACGCAGCGACTGGTCGCCGCTGGCACAACAATTCCAGCGTGAACTGTACGAAAAAATCTTCCTGCGTCAGCCCTATCAGGCCTACGTGCGCGACTACGTTGAACGCACGCTTTCCGGCGAGTTTGACCACTTGCTGGTCTACCGCAAACGCCTGCGCCGCCAGCTCAGCGACTACGAACGCAACGTCCCCCCACAAGTCCGCGCCGCCCGCCTCGCCGACGAACACAACGCCGCCCACGGCCGCCCATTGCAATACCAGAACGGCGGCTGGATCAACTACGTCATCACCACCAGCGGCCCCCAACCCCTGGAAGCCCTCAGCGCGCCGATGGATTACGAGCATTACCTCAGCAAGCAACTACAGCCGGTGGCGGATGCGATATTGCCGTTTGTGGATGATGATTTCGGGACGTTGGTTGGGGGGCAGTTGGGGTTGTTCTGA
- a CDS encoding DMT family transporter: MNISLYLLTVLIWGTTWIALKMQLGDVAITASIAYRFGLAALVLFAFLLLTGRLQRLDRRGQTLCLLQGLALFCLNFICFYNASRWIPSGLIAVIFSMATLWNSLNSWLFFKQKISANVLIGGGFGLLGLGFLFWPELAGHEASRESLLGIGLAMLGTLCFSAGNMLSSLQQKAGFRPLTTNAWSMLYGALMLVALCVVMGTPFGFEWTTRYVGSLLFLAIPGSVIGFTAYLTLVGRMGPERAAYCTVLFPVVALNISVFAEGYQWTTAALFGLALVMVGNVLVFRKPRPKAEVEVA; encoded by the coding sequence ATGAACATTTCGCTCTACCTGTTGACCGTACTGATCTGGGGCACCACCTGGATTGCCCTGAAAATGCAGCTGGGCGATGTGGCGATTACCGCTTCCATCGCCTACCGCTTCGGCTTGGCAGCGCTGGTGCTGTTCGCCTTCCTGCTGCTCACTGGCCGCCTGCAACGTCTTGACCGACGCGGGCAGACCCTGTGTCTGCTGCAAGGGCTGGCGCTGTTCTGCCTCAATTTCATTTGCTTCTACAACGCCAGCCGCTGGATTCCAAGTGGACTGATTGCGGTGATCTTCTCCATGGCCACGCTGTGGAATTCGCTGAATTCGTGGTTGTTCTTCAAGCAGAAAATCTCCGCCAATGTGCTGATCGGTGGCGGCTTCGGTTTGCTCGGGCTGGGCTTTCTGTTCTGGCCGGAGCTGGCCGGTCATGAAGCCAGTCGCGAAAGCCTGTTGGGCATCGGTTTAGCCATGCTCGGCACCTTATGTTTCTCCGCAGGGAATATGCTCTCCAGCCTGCAACAGAAAGCCGGTTTCAGGCCGTTGACCACCAATGCCTGGAGCATGCTCTACGGCGCACTGATGCTGGTGGCGCTGTGTGTGGTGATGGGCACACCGTTCGGTTTTGAATGGACGACGCGTTATGTCGGCAGCCTGCTGTTCCTCGCCATCCCCGGCTCGGTGATTGGTTTTACCGCTTACCTGACGCTAGTCGGGCGCATGGGGCCGGAGCGGGCGGCTTATTGCACTGTATTGTTCCCGGTGGTGGCGCTGAATATCTCAGTGTTTGCGGAGGGTTATCAGTGGACGACGGCGGCGTTGTTCGGGCTGGCGCTGGTGATGGTGGGGAATGTGTTGGTGTTTCGGAAGCCTAGGCCGAAGGCTGAGGTGGAAGTGGCGTGA